The nucleotide sequence GGGCGTCGAGGACGTCGGCGAGGCCGACGGCGCGAGCCGGTTCGCCCGGCTGACGGTCGACGGTGAGGCCGAGGGCCAGGATCGCGAGCTTGCGCGGCTGCGCGGGCAGGCTCGCGTCGAGCGACGCCAGCACGTCGGCGATCGGCAGCTGAGCGCCGAGCGGGATTGTCTCAGTGCCGAGCGGCTCGTCGCCGCCGAGGAAGACCGAGCCGGTCTCGAACAGCGCGAGGTCGGTCAGGCCGCGCGAGAGGTTCCGCCGCGCGGTGTCGAGGAGGCCGGGGATCAGCGACATGCGCATCTGCGCCGCCTCGACGGCGAGCGGGTTCGCGAGCGTCACCGGTGTGGCGCCGAGAGGCGCGAACGCGGCGTTGCGCGTCGGCGACACGAACGGGTAGGCGAACACCTCGACGAGGCCCGCCGAGGCGAGGCCGTTCGAGACGGAGCGTCGCAGCACCTGCTCGCGCGTCAGCCCGCGACCGGGAGGCGCGACCGGAAGCACGGACGGGATGCGGTCGTACCCCGTGATCCGCGCGACCTCTTCGACGAGGTCGGCGGCGTCGCGGAGGTCGCTCCGCCACGAGGGCGGCGTCACGTTCCAGCCGCCGTCGACGACCTCGAGGGTCGTGCCGATCGCGAGGAGAGCCTCTTCGACCTCCTCACGGGTGTACTCGACGCCGATGAGCCGCGCGGCGCGGTCGTCGGGGAGGAACACGGGAGCAGGAGCCGAGGCGGCGTCGTACGACGACCCCAGGTCGTCCGCCGTGCCACCGGCGAGCTCGACGAGCAGCTGCACCACCCGCTCGGCCGCGGCGGGCCCGACGCCCGGGTCGACGCCGCGCTCGAATCGGCGCGACGCCTCGCTCGGAAGCTTGTGGCGGCGTGCGGAGCGGGCGATCGAGATCGGATCGAACGTCGCGGCCTCGATCACGACGTCGGTCGTCGCGTCACTGACCTCGGTGCGCGCGTCGCCCATGACTCCGGCGATGCCGATCGGTCCGTCGTCGTCGGTGATCAGGAGGTCTTCGGGGTCGAGGGCGCGGCTCTGGTGGTCGAGCGTCGTGATGCGCTCACCCGCGCGGGCGCGACGCACGGTGATGCCGCCGGCGACGGTCGCGAGGTCGTACGCGTGCGTCGGCTGGCCGGTCTCGAGCATGACGTAGTTGGTGATGTCGACGGGGAGCGAGACCGAGCGCATCCCCGCGAGGCGCAGGCGCGACTGCATGTGCGCAGGAGTCGGTCGGGTCGCGTCGATGCCACGGACGACAGCCGTCGTGAAGGTCGACACGCCGTCGCGCCCGCGGATCGGGGCGTCGTCCGCGATCGTCACCGGGAAGCCGTCGCGAGCGACGGGCGTGACGGACGCTGCCGGGTCGCGGAAGGCCGCGCCCGTCGCGTGCGAGTACTCGCGGGCCACGCCGCGGATGCTGAACGCGTAGCCGCGGTCGGGCGTGACGTTGATCTCGACCGCCGCGTCGTCGAGGCCGAGGAGCGCGACGGCGTCGGAGCCCACGGGGGCGTCGTCGAGGCCGAGTGACTTCAGCAGGAGGATGCCCTCGTGCTCGTCGCCGAGCCCGAGTTCGCGCGTGGAGGCCATCATGCCGTCGGAGACGTGACCGTAGGTCTTCCGGGCAGCGATCGGGAACGGCCCGGGCAGCACAGCGCCGGGCAGCGTCACGACGACCTTGTCGCCGACGGCGAAGTTGTGCGCGCCGCACACGATGCCGCGGACGTCGTCGTCGAGGGTCGGGACCGAGTCGTCGACGGCGGTGGGGCCGACGGCGACCTGACACCAGTTGATCGTCTTGCCGTTCTTCTGCGGCTCCGGCGTGAACGCGAGCACCTGACCGACGACGATCGGACCGGTGACGCCGGACGTGTGGACGTCCTCCTCCTCGAAGCCGACGCTCACGAGCGCCGCATGGACGTGCTCGAGCGTGACGTCGTCGGGGAGGTCGACCCACTCGCCGAGCCAACTGAGAGGAACCCGCATCAGACCACCATTCCGAACTGCTCGCTGAACCGCACGTCGCCCTCGACCATGTCGCGCATGTCGTTGAGGTCGTTGCGGAACTGGAGGGTGCGCTCGACGCCCATGCCGAAGGCGAAGCCCTGGTACTCGTCGGGGTCGATGCCGGCCGACCGAAGCACGTTGGGGTTGACCATGCCGCAGCCGCCCCACTCGACCCACCGCGCGCCGCCCTTGGCGTTCGGCTGCCAGACGTCCATCTCGGCGCTCGGCTCGGTGAAGGGGAAGAAGTTCGGGCGCAGGCGGATCTGCGCCTCGGCGCCGAACATCTGGCGCGCGAGGTGCTCGAGCGTGCCGCGCAGGTGCGCCATCGTCAGGCCTCGGTCGATCGCGATCGCCTCGATCTGCGTGAACACCGGGGTGTGCGTCGCGTCGAGCTCGTCGGTGCGGTACACGCGGCCCGTGGCCACGTTGTAGACCGGCAGGCCCTTCGCCAGCAGCGTGCGGATCTGGATCGGCGACGTGTGCGTGCGGAGCAGGAGGTGACGGTCGACCGGCTCGACGAAGAAGGTGTCCTGCATCGCGCGGGCCGGGTGGTCGGCGTCGAAGTTGAGGGCGTCGAAGTTGAACCACTCGTGCTCGAGCTCGGGGCCCTCGGAGACCTCCCACCCCATGCCGATGAAGATGTCGGCCATCTTCTCCTGCAGGAGGCTGAGCGGGTGCCGGGCGCCGAGGCGACGGCGGGTCGGCAGGGCAGTGACGTCGAGGCGCTCGTCGTCGAGCCGGGCGGCCTCTTCGGCGGCGGCGAGCTCCCCCTCGCGGGCGGCGACGGCCTGGTTGACGCGGCCTCGGCTGGCGCCCATGAGCTTGCCGGCGGACGCCTTCTGGTCGTTCGGCAGATCGCGGAGCCCCGCGTTCATGCGGGCGAGGGTCGAGGCCTCGCCGGTGTGGGCGCTGCGCGCCGCCTTGAGCTCGGCGACGGTCGACGCGGCGGCGACGGCCGAGAGAGCCTCGGCGACGGCGGCCTCGACCGCGTCTTCGGTGATGGCTGGCGTGTCTGACACGGTAGACAAGCCTACCGGGCCGAGGGGTGCCGGCCGGGACGCCTGTGGAGAGGCGGGTGCCTCGGCTCCTGCGCCCTGGAGAGCGCCCTGGCTAGGCGCGCTGCGCGAAGGCGGACTCGTACAGGCAGACCGAGGCGGCCGTCGCGAGGTTCATGCTCTCGGCGTGCCCGTAGATCGGCACGACGACGGCGCGATCGGCGAGGGCGAGGTTCTCGTCGGTGAGACCGCGCGCCTCGTTGCCGAAGAGCCAGGCGGTCGGCGCGCTCAGGATTCCCTCGCGCCTCGCCTCGAGCAGGTCGCCGCCTTTGACGTCGGCGGCGAGCACCTGCACGCCCGCCTCGGAGCAGCGCCGGAGGACGGAGGGCAGGTCGACGCCGACCGCCACGGGGACGTGGAACAGCGAGCCCGTCGTGGCTCGGACGACCTTGGGGTTGTAGAGGTCGACGCTGCGGCCGGTCATGATGACGGCGTCGGCGCCGGCGGAGTCGGCGGCGCGGATGATCGTGCCGGCGTTGCCCGGGTCGCGAACCTCCTCGAGGATCGCGAGGAGTCGCGGCGCGGGGTCGGCGGCGAAGATGTCTTTCACGCTCGTGGGGAACTGGCGGCAGACGGCGACGAGACCCTGCGGGGTGACCGTGTCGGCCATGGCCTGCAGGACGTCCTCCGAGACGAACTCGATGTCGACTCCGGCGTCGACGGAGGCCTGCGCGAGCTCGGTGTAGCGCTCGAGGGCGGTCGGCGTGGCGAAGAGCTCGACGAGCAGCTCGGGGCGGAAGGCCAGCGCCTCGGCGACCGCCTGCGGGCCCTCCAACAGAAAGAGCCCGGTCTGCGACCGGGCGTCTCTCTTGGCCAGCTTGGCCACCGCGCGCACGCGGGGCGAGCGCGGGTTGTCGATCATCTGGTTGCGGGGCACGGCACCACACTACGAGAAGAGGGGGCCGCACCCGCGCAACACAGCGGGTGATCGGGGGTGCGTCGTTACGCGGCGTCGACCTTGGGGGCCGAGGTGTCGGCCGGGAGGGCCGCCTTGGCTGTGGCGACGAGGCCGGCGAACGTGGCGGGCTCGTTGACCGCGAGGTCGGCGAGCAGACGGCGGTCGACCTCGACGCCGGCCAGGGCGAGGCCCTGGATCAGGCGGTTGTAGGTGAGGCCGTTCGCACGCGACGCGGCGTTGATGCGCTGGATCCAGAGGCGACGGAATTCGCCCTTCTTCGCGCGGCGGTCGCGGTACGAGTAGACGAGCGAGTGAGTGACCTGCTCCTTGGCCTTGCGGTACAGGCGCGAACGCTGGCCGCGGTAACCCTCGGCGCGCTCGAGAACGACGCGACGCTTCTTGGCGGCGTTGACCGCCCTCTTGACTCTTGCCATTTTTCTAGTTCCTTACGATTCGTGGCGGTCGGCTCAGCGACCGAGAAGCTTCTTGATGACCTTGGCGTCGGCCGGAGCCAGCACCTGGTCCTGGTTCAGGCGGGCCTTGCGCTTGGCGGCCTTGACCTCGAGGTTGTGGCGCATGCCGGCCTGCTGCTTCATGAGCTTGCCGGAACCGGTGACCTTGAACCGCTTCTTGGAACCGGAGTGGGTCTTCATCTTGGGCATAGTCGTTACTTTCTTCTCGGACCCCGCCGGCGGGCGGAGCCTGGTCGCGCGAGGCGTGGCCGATTACTCGGCGGCGGCCTCGGTGGATGTCGCCTCGGCGGCCGGGGCCTCCGGGGTGGGGGTTTCTGCGGGCTGGGGGTGCCTGGAGGCGCGGTTCGCGGCGCGTCGTGCCTCCTGCTCGGCCTTCGCCTCGGCCTTGTTCTTCAGCGGGCCGATGACCATGACCATGTTGCGGCCGTCGATCGTGGGGTTGTTCTCGACCGTGCCCCACTCGGCGACGTCCTCGGCGAAGCGCTGGAGCAGGCGCACGCCCTGCTCGGGGCGCGACTGCTCGCGGCCGCGGAACAGGATCATCGCCTTGACCTTGTCGCCGGACTGGAGGAAGCCCTCGGCGCGCTTGAGCTTGGTCTCGTAGTCGTGCTTGTCGATCTTCAGACGGAAACGGACCTCCTTGAGGATCGTGTTCGCCTGGTTGCGCCGGGCCTCCTTGGCCTTCTGCGCGGCCTCGTACTTGAACTTGCCGTAGTCCATGATCTTCGCCACGGGCGGCTTCGAGTTCGGTGCCACCTCGACCAGATCCAGGTCTGCCTCCTGCGCGAGACGCAGGGCCATGGCGATGGGGACGACGCCCACCTGCTCGCCGGCAGGGCCGACGAGTCGGACCTCGGGGACTCGGATGCGGTCGTTGGTACGCGGATCGCTGATGCGGAACTCCTCTGATGTGTGTCAACGCTCGGCGGTTGGTCGAGCGGGCTGGAGAGGAGTTTCTCGCACGGGCGCAAGCGCTCGCACACACCCTTGCGGCTACCGGCCTCTCGACGTGAAGACGACGAGGTCGGCGGGGTGGAACGACCCGGTAACCTGAGGTTGCGGGTGGGAGCGAAGCTCCTCTTCGAATGGGCACACGTGCCCATAGCCGTAGAAGACGATAGCAGAAAGCGCGACGATGAGCGAGACCACCCCCACCGGCGACCACGAGACGGTCGGCGACGACTTCGACGCAGCCGACGACTTCGACGCGATCGGCGCCGAGCGCGACATCGCCGAGGTCCCCGCGGTCGAGATCATCAACACGGTCGCCGTTCACCTGCTGAGTGCGAGCGCCGTCAAGGTCGGCCTCGCCGACTCCCCCGAGACTCAGCTCGACCTCGATGAGGCGCGCAAGCTCATCACG is from Frondihabitans australicus and encodes:
- the pheT gene encoding phenylalanine--tRNA ligase subunit beta, which codes for MRVPLSWLGEWVDLPDDVTLEHVHAALVSVGFEEEDVHTSGVTGPIVVGQVLAFTPEPQKNGKTINWCQVAVGPTAVDDSVPTLDDDVRGIVCGAHNFAVGDKVVVTLPGAVLPGPFPIAARKTYGHVSDGMMASTRELGLGDEHEGILLLKSLGLDDAPVGSDAVALLGLDDAAVEINVTPDRGYAFSIRGVAREYSHATGAAFRDPAASVTPVARDGFPVTIADDAPIRGRDGVSTFTTAVVRGIDATRPTPAHMQSRLRLAGMRSVSLPVDITNYVMLETGQPTHAYDLATVAGGITVRRARAGERITTLDHQSRALDPEDLLITDDDGPIGIAGVMGDARTEVSDATTDVVIEAATFDPISIARSARRHKLPSEASRRFERGVDPGVGPAAAERVVQLLVELAGGTADDLGSSYDAASAPAPVFLPDDRAARLIGVEYTREEVEEALLAIGTTLEVVDGGWNVTPPSWRSDLRDAADLVEEVARITGYDRIPSVLPVAPPGRGLTREQVLRRSVSNGLASAGLVEVFAYPFVSPTRNAAFAPLGATPVTLANPLAVEAAQMRMSLIPGLLDTARRNLSRGLTDLALFETGSVFLGGDEPLGTETIPLGAQLPIADVLASLDASLPAQPRKLAILALGLTVDRQPGEPARAVGLADVLDALRVAALEVAAEITVRQSAHPSLHPGRTADVLVGDEVIGYAGELLPALAAELDLPRVVAVAEIDLDRLLALGRHEPEPTPISSYPVATQDLSLVVGADAPAGEVLETVVEGAGELLEYARLVDDYRGAGLEDGAKSLTFALRFRATDRTLTAAEASEAKQGAVRLAGERFGATLRD
- the pheS gene encoding phenylalanine--tRNA ligase subunit alpha, which encodes MSDTPAITEDAVEAAVAEALSAVAAASTVAELKAARSAHTGEASTLARMNAGLRDLPNDQKASAGKLMGASRGRVNQAVAAREGELAAAEEAARLDDERLDVTALPTRRRLGARHPLSLLQEKMADIFIGMGWEVSEGPELEHEWFNFDALNFDADHPARAMQDTFFVEPVDRHLLLRTHTSPIQIRTLLAKGLPVYNVATGRVYRTDELDATHTPVFTQIEAIAIDRGLTMAHLRGTLEHLARQMFGAEAQIRLRPNFFPFTEPSAEMDVWQPNAKGGARWVEWGGCGMVNPNVLRSAGIDPDEYQGFAFGMGVERTLQFRNDLNDMRDMVEGDVRFSEQFGMVV
- a CDS encoding TrmH family RNA methyltransferase — its product is MIDNPRSPRVRAVAKLAKRDARSQTGLFLLEGPQAVAEALAFRPELLVELFATPTALERYTELAQASVDAGVDIEFVSEDVLQAMADTVTPQGLVAVCRQFPTSVKDIFAADPAPRLLAILEEVRDPGNAGTIIRAADSAGADAVIMTGRSVDLYNPKVVRATTGSLFHVPVAVGVDLPSVLRRCSEAGVQVLAADVKGGDLLEARREGILSAPTAWLFGNEARGLTDENLALADRAVVVPIYGHAESMNLATAASVCLYESAFAQRA
- the rplT gene encoding 50S ribosomal protein L20, translating into MARVKRAVNAAKKRRVVLERAEGYRGQRSRLYRKAKEQVTHSLVYSYRDRRAKKGEFRRLWIQRINAASRANGLTYNRLIQGLALAGVEVDRRLLADLAVNEPATFAGLVATAKAALPADTSAPKVDAA
- the rpmI gene encoding 50S ribosomal protein L35; the protein is MPKMKTHSGSKKRFKVTGSGKLMKQQAGMRHNLEVKAAKRKARLNQDQVLAPADAKVIKKLLGR
- the infC gene encoding translation initiation factor IF-3, which codes for MSDPRTNDRIRVPEVRLVGPAGEQVGVVPIAMALRLAQEADLDLVEVAPNSKPPVAKIMDYGKFKYEAAQKAKEARRNQANTILKEVRFRLKIDKHDYETKLKRAEGFLQSGDKVKAMILFRGREQSRPEQGVRLLQRFAEDVAEWGTVENNPTIDGRNMVMVIGPLKNKAEAKAEQEARRAANRASRHPQPAETPTPEAPAAEATSTEAAAE
- a CDS encoding DUF1844 domain-containing protein; the protein is MSETTPTGDHETVGDDFDAADDFDAIGAERDIAEVPAVEIINTVAVHLLSASAVKVGLADSPETQLDLDEARKLITALAGLVTAAAPEVGDIHARALRDGLRTVQLAFREASPIPDAVGQGPGEKFTGPVN